In one window of Pirellulales bacterium DNA:
- a CDS encoding glycoside hydrolase family 71/99-like protein — protein MIRASRFVAALILAQILVSLSAIAAEPKFTRDEVVSAMQPYHGASETGVDCSTLTGKVIAGYQGWFTCAGDSSGLGWHHYESHGEFRPGRCNIDFWPDVSELGADEKFITRFSYSDGSPAYVYSADQPKTVLRHFQWMQQYGLDGVFVQRFVVETISPVNLRHCNAVLNSCREGANRYGRCYAVMYDLSGVQAGGIQYAIDDWKLLVDKMHLGRDANDRAYLHHGGKPVIAVWGIGFNDHRAYTLDDCGRLLDFLENDPKYGGNKVMVGVPTGWRTLDRDTIPDPALHATLLKADIISPWTVGRYSTLDGVDHHAAHDLQPDLNWCHDHGKDYLPVVFPGFSWHNMNPKSPSDQIPRLKGEFLWRQYVDAREAGATMIYQAMFDEMDEGTAIFKCTNDPPVGDSQFLTFEGLPSDHYLWLVGTGGKLLRGEIPTSITPPTRTVGMRQGGRQ, from the coding sequence ATGATCCGCGCTTCCCGTTTTGTTGCAGCGCTGATTCTGGCGCAGATTTTGGTTTCGTTGAGCGCGATCGCGGCGGAACCAAAGTTCACGCGGGATGAAGTCGTCAGCGCCATGCAGCCGTACCATGGCGCCAGCGAAACCGGCGTCGATTGCAGCACTCTGACCGGGAAAGTAATAGCTGGTTACCAGGGTTGGTTTACCTGCGCGGGCGATTCTTCGGGCCTGGGATGGCATCATTATGAATCGCACGGAGAATTTCGGCCGGGGCGGTGCAATATTGATTTTTGGCCCGACGTCAGCGAACTGGGTGCCGACGAGAAGTTTATCACGCGGTTTTCTTATAGCGATGGCAGCCCGGCATATGTCTATAGCGCCGATCAACCGAAAACGGTGTTGCGGCATTTTCAATGGATGCAGCAATATGGCTTGGATGGCGTGTTTGTGCAACGGTTTGTCGTGGAAACTATCTCGCCTGTGAATTTGCGGCATTGCAATGCAGTGTTAAATTCCTGCCGCGAGGGAGCGAATCGATACGGCCGTTGCTATGCCGTGATGTATGATCTGTCGGGAGTACAAGCCGGCGGTATTCAATATGCGATCGACGATTGGAAATTGCTCGTCGACAAAATGCATTTGGGTCGGGATGCCAACGACCGTGCGTATTTGCATCATGGGGGTAAGCCGGTTATCGCTGTGTGGGGCATTGGTTTTAATGATCATCGAGCTTACACGCTGGATGATTGCGGTCGGCTGCTCGATTTTCTCGAAAACGATCCGAAATACGGTGGCAACAAGGTGATGGTGGGTGTGCCGACGGGTTGGCGAACGCTGGACCGTGACACCATTCCCGACCCTGCTTTACATGCCACACTGTTGAAAGCTGACATCATCAGCCCGTGGACCGTTGGGCGGTATTCAACGTTGGATGGCGTTGACCATCACGCTGCTCATGATTTGCAACCCGATCTAAATTGGTGCCATGACCATGGGAAGGACTATTTGCCGGTCGTCTTTCCGGGTTTCAGTTGGCATAATATGAACCCGAAATCGCCTTCGGACCAAATTCCGCGGCTAAAGGGAGAGTTTTTGTGGCGACAGTACGTTGATGCCCGTGAAGCGGGAGCCACGATGATTTATCAGGCCATGTTCGACGAAATGGATGAAGGAACGGCCATTTTCAAGTGCACGAACGATCCACCGGTCGGCGACAGCCAGTTTCTGACTTTTGAAGGGTTGCCAAGCGATCACTATTTGTGGCTTGTGGGGACGGGAGGCAAACTGTTGCGTGGTGAAATTCCCACATCAATTACGCCGCCGACACGAACAGTTGGCATGAGGCAAGGTGGCCGACAATGA
- a CDS encoding multidrug efflux RND transporter permease subunit, producing MISRFFIDRPIFASVLSIVITLAGAISVFQLAIAQFPMITPPTIQVTCNYPGASAKDVSTSVAAPIEEQVDGVEGMYYMSSNSTNDGSYSLTVTFRHGIDLNMAQVLVQNRVDLALPSLPDVIRQTGVTVKKQSPDILVGLAITTSDEKRYDQLYLSNFALMQIRDELSRLDGISDVKLFGERDYSMRIWVDPNKLAARNLSAGDVVQAVREQNQQVATGMIGAPPTQSQQDFEITLSTLGRLADAQQFEDIILKSDDRGHTVRIRDVGRVELSSKNEDVDVKLDGKPTVFLAVFQLPDANALQTYDQVISKMHELEKTFPKDVQWEIAFDTTPYTRESITEVFKTLRDAVALVAVVVLVFLRNWRSSLIPMVAVPVAIIGTFVAMAALGFSLNNLTLFGLVLSIGIVVDDAIVVVEAVEHHIELGLAPREATIKAMEQVSGPVIAVGLVLSAVFVPCAFISGITGQFFRQFALTISVSTVISAFNSLTLSPALAALLLKPRKKHSAPPLPWPAFVIAGGWLGWTYLAPHVAPWLGSYGFDQDVLQWVAAGLGAVAGALVCWPLNRLLALLFAGFNQLFNGLSVVYSFVVGILLWLTPFVLVGYGALLYLTNYDLEHTPKGFIPGQDMGYLLCNVQLPDSASMERSEEVMNRISDIAQHTPGVKHASAITGLSFVLNAFGSNFGSVFIGLKDYSERRDPNLTSDKIIASLTQQFAAKIYDAQVMVFPPPPVRGVGRAGGFMLMVEDRGDLGPHQLQEQTEKLVAGAQQQNAGKIMVFPSPFRANVPQLRIDPDVHECMEKGVTLRDFADTLQIYQGSLYVNDFNLFGRTWQVIVQAEPQFRNQIEDLPRLEVRNNQGKMVPLGSLASITPVNGPLLISRYNSYPSAPVNGTGLPGVSSADAIDMMAGAAKTELPATMTFEWTDMAYLELLAGNTAMVLFGLAVVMVFLVLAAQYESWSLPMAVILVVPMCLLSAIIGVRMAAMDINIFTRIGFVVLVGLASKNAILIIEFAKRQREAGKSRRQATLEACRLRLRPIIMTSLAFILGVLPLMLASGAGAEMRRTLGTAVFSGMLGVTLFGIFLTPVFFSTIDWLGGTPLFASWAMRIVGRFSLGVITLRPAREITMRWWERRKLAAPKPARPKPARPVASSTTVVNPPPVSGPSTVVGPSTVVGPPPRINTLSAVNGRPTSVVDNPPRDPALRDPALHDPAPRNPALKD from the coding sequence TTGATTTCTCGATTTTTTATCGACCGGCCGATCTTCGCCTCGGTGCTGTCCATTGTCATCACCTTGGCCGGCGCCATCAGCGTGTTTCAATTGGCGATTGCGCAATTCCCGATGATTACGCCGCCGACCATTCAGGTCACGTGCAATTATCCGGGGGCCAGCGCCAAAGATGTTTCCACTTCGGTGGCGGCCCCCATCGAGGAGCAAGTCGACGGCGTGGAAGGCATGTATTACATGTCGTCCAACAGCACCAACGACGGCTCCTATTCGCTCACCGTCACCTTCCGCCACGGCATCGATTTGAACATGGCCCAGGTGCTGGTGCAAAACCGGGTCGATTTAGCGTTGCCTTCGCTGCCCGATGTCATCCGCCAAACCGGCGTCACGGTGAAAAAGCAATCGCCCGATATTCTGGTGGGCTTGGCCATCACCACCAGCGACGAAAAGCGGTACGACCAGTTGTATCTCAGCAACTTCGCCCTGATGCAAATTCGGGACGAGCTTTCTCGGCTGGATGGCATTAGCGACGTCAAGCTATTCGGCGAGCGCGATTACAGCATGCGCATTTGGGTCGATCCCAACAAGCTGGCCGCCCGAAATTTAAGCGCCGGCGACGTGGTGCAGGCCGTTCGCGAGCAAAACCAGCAAGTCGCCACGGGCATGATTGGCGCGCCGCCCACACAAAGTCAGCAAGATTTTGAAATCACGCTGAGCACGCTGGGGCGGCTCGCCGATGCGCAGCAGTTTGAAGACATCATTCTGAAATCCGATGACCGCGGCCATACCGTGCGCATTCGCGATGTGGGGCGCGTGGAGCTGAGCTCCAAAAATGAAGATGTCGACGTCAAGCTGGACGGCAAGCCGACGGTGTTTTTGGCCGTGTTTCAATTGCCCGACGCTAACGCCCTGCAAACTTACGACCAAGTCATTTCCAAAATGCACGAGTTGGAAAAGACCTTCCCCAAGGACGTGCAGTGGGAAATTGCCTTCGACACCACGCCCTACACGCGGGAATCGATCACCGAAGTGTTCAAAACCCTGCGCGACGCCGTGGCCTTGGTGGCCGTGGTGGTGCTGGTGTTTTTGCGTAATTGGCGGTCGTCGCTGATTCCCATGGTAGCCGTGCCCGTGGCGATTATCGGCACGTTTGTCGCCATGGCAGCCCTGGGCTTCAGCTTGAACAATTTGACGCTGTTCGGATTGGTGCTATCGATTGGCATTGTCGTGGACGACGCCATTGTGGTGGTCGAGGCGGTGGAGCATCACATTGAATTGGGCCTGGCGCCGCGCGAGGCAACCATTAAAGCCATGGAGCAAGTTTCCGGGCCGGTGATTGCGGTCGGCCTGGTGCTCAGCGCGGTGTTTGTTCCTTGCGCGTTCATTAGCGGCATTACGGGGCAATTCTTTCGGCAATTTGCGTTGACGATTTCAGTTTCCACCGTAATTTCGGCGTTCAATTCGCTCACACTGAGCCCGGCGCTGGCGGCGCTATTGTTAAAGCCGCGCAAAAAGCACAGTGCCCCGCCGCTTCCTTGGCCGGCGTTTGTGATTGCCGGCGGATGGCTGGGCTGGACTTATTTGGCCCCGCATGTGGCGCCCTGGCTGGGTAGCTACGGCTTTGACCAGGATGTGCTGCAGTGGGTCGCCGCGGGACTGGGCGCCGTGGCGGGCGCGCTGGTTTGCTGGCCGCTGAATCGACTGTTGGCGCTGCTCTTTGCGGGCTTCAACCAATTGTTTAACGGGCTGAGCGTGGTGTACTCGTTCGTGGTGGGGATTCTGCTGTGGTTGACGCCGTTTGTGCTCGTGGGCTACGGCGCCTTGTTGTACCTGACCAATTATGATTTGGAGCACACGCCCAAAGGCTTCATTCCCGGCCAGGACATGGGCTACTTGCTGTGCAACGTGCAGTTGCCCGACTCCGCTTCGATGGAGCGCAGCGAGGAAGTGATGAACCGAATTAGCGATATTGCCCAGCACACGCCGGGGGTCAAGCACGCTTCGGCCATCACGGGCTTGTCGTTCGTGTTGAATGCGTTTGGATCGAACTTTGGATCGGTGTTCATCGGCTTGAAAGATTATTCCGAGCGGCGCGATCCGAACTTGACGAGCGATAAAATCATTGCTTCGCTCACGCAGCAGTTCGCCGCCAAAATTTACGATGCCCAAGTGATGGTGTTCCCGCCGCCGCCGGTCCGCGGCGTGGGCCGGGCGGGTGGATTCATGCTGATGGTGGAAGACCGCGGCGACTTGGGGCCGCACCAATTGCAGGAACAAACCGAAAAGCTGGTCGCCGGTGCGCAGCAGCAAAACGCGGGAAAAATTATGGTGTTTCCGTCGCCGTTTCGGGCCAACGTGCCGCAGTTGAGAATCGACCCCGACGTTCACGAGTGCATGGAAAAAGGGGTCACGCTGCGCGATTTTGCCGACACGCTGCAAATTTATCAGGGCTCGTTGTACGTGAACGACTTCAATTTGTTTGGCCGCACGTGGCAGGTCATTGTGCAGGCCGAGCCGCAGTTCCGCAACCAAATTGAAGATTTGCCGCGGCTGGAAGTACGCAACAACCAGGGAAAAATGGTGCCGCTAGGCTCGTTGGCCAGCATTACGCCGGTGAATGGGCCGCTCTTGATTTCGCGCTACAACAGTTATCCGTCGGCGCCTGTCAATGGCACCGGCTTGCCGGGTGTCAGTTCCGCCGATGCCATCGACATGATGGCCGGCGCGGCCAAGACCGAATTGCCCGCCACCATGACGTTTGAATGGACCGACATGGCGTATCTGGAATTATTGGCGGGCAACACCGCCATGGTGCTGTTCGGATTGGCGGTGGTGATGGTGTTTTTGGTGCTGGCCGCGCAGTACGAAAGCTGGTCGCTGCCGATGGCGGTGATATTGGTTGTGCCCATGTGCTTGCTCAGCGCGATTATTGGCGTGCGCATGGCGGCCATGGATATCAACATTTTCACGCGGATTGGGTTTGTGGTGCTGGTGGGGTTGGCCAGCAAGAACGCGATTTTGATTATCGAATTTGCCAAGCGGCAGCGCGAAGCCGGGAAATCGCGCCGACAGGCGACGCTGGAAGCCTGCCGATTGCGGTTACGTCCCATTATTATGACTTCGCTGGCGTTCATCCTGGGCGTGTTGCCCCTGATGTTGGCGAGCGGGGCCGGGGCGGAAATGCGCCGCACCCTGGGGACCGCCGTGTTCAGCGGCATGCTGGGAGTGACGCTGTTCGGCATTTTCCTGACGCCGGTGTTCTTCTCGACCATCGATTGGCTGGGAGGCACGCCGCTGTTTGCTTCCTGGGCGATGCGGATAGTGGGGCGCTTTTCGCTGGGGGTAATTACACTCCGGCCGGCGCGAGAAATCACGATGCGCTGGTGGGAGCGGCGAAAATTAGCAGCGCCGAAGCCCGCGCGGCCTAAGCCAGCGCGGCCCGTGGCGAGTTCGACGACCGTCGTCAATCCGCCGCCCGTTAGCGGTCCGTCAACTGTCGTCGGCCCTTCAACCGTCGTGGGCCCGCCGCCGCGAATTAATACGTTGAGTGCAGTGAATGGACGGCCGACATCTGTGGTGGACAATCCTCCGCGTGATCCGGCACTGCGCGATCCGGCGCTGCATGATCCGGCGCCACGTAATCCGGCACTGAAAGATTAG
- a CDS encoding 2-oxoacid:acceptor oxidoreductase family protein translates to MVIRSNETGGVASTSENGKQVPFPGIPTTCDGAEAVVHVEIRVTQGAGAFPITSSTTMGGGYNNAVMNGWKNLWGDVLIFVEPESEHSAASFCEGFAASGGRVTNFTSGQGLVLMKEVLYTISGKRLPVVMNIGARALTSHSLNVHAGHDDLMSVADSGWGMLFGRNAQEAGDLCLICRRAAESSVTPFFNVQDGFLTTHTVEKVRLPEPEFMKQFVGSPTEKLVNLMDPANPIMSGVVQNQDSYMKGKIAQRWYYDRVGPALRDAFDVFYKNTGRRYDFVLPYRCEDAEYIIVGMGCYMETCEATVDYLRRSRGIKVGCLTVCCFRPFPSRQIVGALQHCKAFTVLERMDDPLSTTGNHLTREIKAAFCDAVTGQNGLEKIEQIPQIYSGAAGLGSRDVRPGDIIAVVENMQEDGQDYFCVGIDHALALKVNEDPDLRESGTFSMRGHSIGGFGSVTTNKVIATIGGDVFGKDVQAYPKYGSEKKGLPTTYYLSIADRHIYLHSELEYVDLVVLNDTTALFSGNPLEGLVDGGAIVMQSTYTEPHDVWQRIPDHHRRTIRDKHLRVFYADMVQIAREVASVADLQMRMQGIVLLGAFLKLTPYGRQSGMSDEQVYAGVEKALRKYFGKRGDRVVQDNMKCVMRGYQELHEVLQEMMQDAVAV, encoded by the coding sequence ATGGTCATCCGTTCCAATGAAACCGGTGGCGTTGCGTCGACCAGCGAAAACGGCAAACAGGTTCCGTTTCCTGGCATTCCCACCACCTGCGACGGCGCGGAGGCTGTCGTGCATGTGGAGATTCGTGTCACACAAGGGGCCGGAGCGTTTCCGATTACCAGTTCGACGACGATGGGCGGAGGTTACAACAATGCCGTGATGAATGGCTGGAAGAATTTGTGGGGCGACGTGCTGATTTTCGTCGAACCGGAAAGTGAGCATTCGGCGGCCTCATTTTGCGAGGGCTTTGCCGCCAGCGGTGGCCGCGTGACCAACTTTACGTCGGGTCAGGGCCTCGTGCTAATGAAAGAAGTGCTGTACACCATTTCCGGCAAACGCTTACCGGTGGTTATGAATATTGGCGCGCGGGCCTTAACCAGCCATTCATTGAACGTGCACGCCGGCCATGACGACCTGATGAGCGTGGCCGATTCCGGTTGGGGCATGCTATTTGGCCGCAACGCTCAAGAAGCTGGCGATTTATGTCTCATTTGCCGGCGTGCCGCGGAATCCTCAGTTACGCCGTTTTTTAACGTGCAGGACGGTTTTCTGACGACCCATACCGTGGAAAAAGTACGCTTGCCGGAGCCGGAGTTCATGAAGCAATTCGTCGGCAGCCCAACGGAAAAGCTGGTGAATTTAATGGATCCAGCGAACCCGATAATGTCGGGCGTGGTGCAAAACCAAGATTCGTACATGAAGGGGAAGATTGCCCAACGTTGGTATTACGACCGGGTGGGTCCGGCATTGCGCGACGCATTCGACGTGTTCTACAAAAATACCGGGCGGCGGTACGATTTTGTATTGCCATACCGTTGCGAAGATGCGGAATACATCATCGTCGGCATGGGTTGTTACATGGAAACGTGCGAAGCCACGGTTGATTATCTGCGGCGATCACGGGGCATTAAAGTCGGGTGTTTAACGGTGTGTTGTTTCCGGCCGTTCCCCAGTCGACAGATCGTGGGTGCCTTGCAGCACTGCAAAGCCTTTACCGTACTGGAACGAATGGACGACCCGCTTTCGACCACGGGCAACCATTTGACGCGGGAAATTAAAGCGGCGTTTTGCGACGCCGTGACGGGGCAAAACGGCTTGGAAAAAATCGAGCAGATTCCGCAAATTTATTCCGGCGCAGCCGGACTAGGAAGCCGTGACGTGCGGCCGGGCGACATTATTGCCGTGGTCGAGAACATGCAAGAAGACGGTCAGGATTATTTTTGCGTGGGCATCGATCATGCGCTGGCTCTGAAAGTAAACGAAGACCCCGATTTGCGCGAATCGGGCACGTTTTCCATGCGCGGGCACAGTATTGGTGGCTTTGGGTCGGTGACGACGAATAAAGTCATCGCCACGATTGGCGGCGACGTGTTTGGCAAAGACGTGCAGGCATATCCAAAATATGGATCAGAAAAGAAAGGGTTGCCGACCACATATTACCTTTCCATTGCCGACCGGCACATTTATTTGCACAGCGAATTGGAATACGTTGACCTGGTCGTGCTGAACGACACCACGGCATTATTCAGCGGCAATCCGCTAGAAGGCCTGGTCGATGGCGGGGCAATTGTGATGCAATCGACCTATACCGAACCCCACGACGTGTGGCAGCGCATTCCCGACCATCATAGACGTACCATCCGCGACAAGCACTTGCGGGTGTTTTATGCCGACATGGTGCAAATTGCCCGCGAAGTAGCCTCGGTGGCCGATTTGCAAATGCGCATGCAGGGTATTGTGCTGTTGGGCGCGTTCCTCAAGCTCACGCCCTATGGTCGACAAAGCGGCATGAGCGACGAACAAGTTTATGCCGGTGTGGAAAAAGCGCTGCGAAAATACTTCGGCAAACGCGGCGACAGAGTTGTGCAAGACAACATGAAGTGCGTCATGCGTGGTTACCAGGAACTGCACGAAGTGCTGCAGGAAATGATGCAAGACGCAGTTGCGGTGTAA
- a CDS encoding multidrug efflux RND transporter permease subunit, which translates to MFSTFFINRPIFASVLSIIITLAGSVARFTLPIAQYPLITPPTIEVSATYPGANAQVVVDTVAAPIEQQVVGVEGMLYMSSQCTNDGAYVLTVTFHNGVDLNMAQVLVQNREALAEPILPDLVKRRGITVKKKSPSTLMIVNLFSPDGRRDNLYLSNYATIQLKDELARLEGVGDIAYIGQRDYSMRLWLDPEKMSTLNLSANDVVQAIEQQNTQVAAGQIGQPPVKSGQTFQYTISTMGRLADPEEFAGMILKADASGRIVRVKDVARIELGAQGYDQTCRLDGKPSVALSIYQLPGSNALEIARRVRAKMDDLKSRFPEGLDYSIVYDTTPFIDESISEVYKTLRDAVILVAIVVLVFLQNWRSAIIPLIAVPVAIVGTFAVMAAMGFSLNNLTLFGLVLAIGIVVDDAIVVVEAVEHHIETGLSPRDATIKAMEQVSGPVIAVGLVLSAVFIPCAFISGIMGQFFRQFALTISVSTVISAFNSLTLSPALTALLLRPRDKHAAPPLPWLVFVLSGAWAGWEFLSNWVAAAGQNLPIEVTPAVAPWIGAALGAIAGGIVAWPLNKLLGIAFRWFNRGFDYTSRFYTWTVGKLLRVSVLALAAYGFLLYLTYAGFNIAPKGFIPSQDKGYLVVNLQLPDSASVGRTEQVMQRMEEESKKIPGVKHTVGISGQSILLGANSPNFGAMYVMLDDFYDRLSPDLSAEAIRTRLQDRLQSDVSEGIVQVLGAPPLEGLGNVGGFKMMIEDRGNGGLQVLQDVADATVADGLRTPGLRDLFTSFRANTPWLYLDIDRTAAKTLGISMAEVFNTLQVYIGSLYVNDFNEFGRTWQVNVQADKDFRQEIDGLKQLKMRTDKGGMVPFGSFAQVRDIAGPALVNRYNMYPAAAINGSPDEGVSSGQAIELMQNVVNKNLSWSMRSEWTELALLQLQTGNTAMMVFLLAVVLVFLVLAAQYESWSLPLAVILVVPMCLLCSIAAVLFANLDINIFTQVGFVVLIGLACKNAILIVEFARARRIGGMTRFDATLAACRLRLRPIVMTSFAFILGVVPLVLSVGAGAEMRRTLGTAVFGGMLGVTLFGIFLTPVFFYVIEGINDLTRRIRRWYDTDQEDSEPREPQESKDHPLPPVQSKPLIQRPVEAAVLTVVETGVH; encoded by the coding sequence ATGTTTTCGACGTTCTTTATTAATCGACCGATTTTCGCCAGCGTGCTGTCGATCATCATCACGTTGGCCGGCAGCGTTGCGCGGTTCACGCTTCCCATTGCGCAGTATCCGCTGATTACGCCCCCCACGATTGAAGTTTCGGCCACGTATCCCGGGGCCAACGCGCAAGTGGTGGTCGACACCGTGGCCGCGCCGATTGAACAGCAAGTGGTGGGCGTGGAAGGCATGTTGTACATGTCGTCGCAATGCACCAACGACGGCGCCTACGTGCTTACGGTTACGTTCCACAACGGCGTCGACTTGAACATGGCCCAAGTTCTGGTGCAAAACCGCGAGGCGTTGGCCGAGCCGATTTTGCCCGATTTGGTGAAGCGCCGCGGCATTACGGTGAAGAAAAAATCGCCCAGCACGTTGATGATTGTGAACTTGTTTTCGCCCGATGGCAGGCGTGACAACTTGTATTTGAGCAACTACGCCACCATTCAATTGAAGGATGAGTTGGCCCGCTTGGAGGGCGTGGGAGACATTGCCTACATCGGCCAGCGCGATTACAGCATGCGGCTGTGGCTGGACCCGGAAAAAATGTCGACGCTTAATCTTTCGGCCAACGACGTAGTGCAGGCCATTGAGCAGCAAAATACGCAAGTGGCCGCCGGGCAAATTGGCCAGCCGCCGGTGAAATCGGGGCAAACATTTCAATACACCATTTCGACCATGGGCCGGTTGGCCGATCCCGAGGAATTTGCCGGCATGATTTTGAAGGCCGACGCCTCGGGCCGCATTGTGCGGGTGAAAGACGTGGCCCGCATTGAATTGGGCGCCCAAGGCTACGATCAAACCTGCCGTCTGGATGGCAAGCCTTCGGTGGCGCTGTCGATTTATCAATTGCCCGGCTCGAATGCCTTGGAAATTGCCCGGCGCGTGCGGGCGAAGATGGACGATTTGAAAAGCCGCTTCCCGGAAGGGCTCGACTATTCGATTGTGTATGATACGACGCCGTTTATTGATGAATCGATTAGCGAAGTGTACAAAACGTTGCGCGACGCCGTGATTTTGGTGGCGATTGTGGTGTTGGTGTTCTTGCAGAACTGGCGGTCGGCGATTATTCCGCTGATTGCCGTGCCGGTGGCAATTGTGGGCACCTTTGCCGTGATGGCGGCCATGGGCTTCAGCCTGAATAATCTCACGCTGTTCGGATTGGTGCTGGCGATTGGCATTGTGGTGGACGACGCCATTGTGGTGGTCGAGGCGGTGGAACATCACATTGAAACCGGTCTATCGCCGCGCGACGCCACCATTAAGGCCATGGAGCAGGTGTCCGGCCCGGTCATCGCCGTGGGCTTGGTGCTGAGCGCGGTATTTATTCCGTGCGCTTTCATCAGCGGCATCATGGGGCAGTTTTTCCGGCAATTTGCGCTGACGATTTCTGTATCGACGGTAATTTCAGCGTTCAATTCGCTGACCCTTAGTCCCGCGCTAACCGCGTTACTGTTGCGGCCGCGCGATAAACACGCCGCTCCTCCGCTGCCGTGGCTCGTATTTGTGCTTTCCGGAGCTTGGGCGGGCTGGGAGTTTTTATCGAATTGGGTTGCCGCAGCGGGCCAGAATTTGCCGATCGAGGTTACTCCCGCAGTTGCTCCTTGGATTGGCGCCGCGTTGGGCGCGATTGCCGGCGGCATTGTGGCGTGGCCGCTTAACAAACTGCTGGGTATCGCGTTCCGATGGTTTAATCGCGGCTTCGATTACACGTCGCGATTCTACACGTGGACCGTCGGCAAGCTGCTGCGGGTTTCGGTGTTGGCGCTGGCGGCCTACGGATTCTTGCTGTATCTGACGTACGCCGGATTTAACATCGCCCCCAAAGGATTCATTCCCTCGCAGGATAAGGGCTACCTGGTCGTGAATTTGCAGCTGCCCGATTCCGCTTCGGTGGGCCGCACTGAGCAAGTGATGCAGCGAATGGAGGAAGAATCCAAGAAAATTCCAGGCGTGAAGCACACCGTAGGCATTTCTGGGCAATCGATATTACTCGGCGCGAACTCGCCCAACTTTGGAGCCATGTACGTGATGTTGGACGATTTTTACGATCGGCTGTCGCCAGATTTATCAGCGGAAGCCATTCGTACCCGGCTGCAGGACCGCCTGCAAAGCGATGTTTCGGAAGGGATAGTTCAAGTTCTTGGCGCGCCGCCTTTGGAAGGGCTGGGCAATGTCGGCGGCTTCAAAATGATGATTGAAGATCGAGGCAACGGTGGCTTGCAGGTACTGCAAGATGTCGCCGACGCCACCGTGGCTGACGGCTTGCGCACCCCGGGTCTGCGAGATTTGTTCACCAGCTTCCGTGCCAACACGCCCTGGCTGTATTTGGACATCGATCGCACGGCAGCCAAAACATTGGGCATTTCGATGGCCGAAGTGTTCAACACGCTGCAAGTTTACATAGGCTCGCTGTATGTCAACGATTTCAATGAGTTCGGCCGCACCTGGCAGGTGAACGTACAAGCAGATAAAGATTTCCGCCAGGAGATCGACGGCTTGAAGCAACTGAAAATGCGCACCGACAAAGGCGGCATGGTGCCGTTCGGGTCGTTTGCCCAAGTGCGCGACATTGCCGGGCCGGCGCTGGTGAATCGTTACAACATGTATCCGGCCGCGGCGATTAATGGTAGCCCCGACGAAGGCGTTAGCTCGGGCCAGGCGATCGAACTGATGCAGAATGTGGTGAACAAGAATTTAAGCTGGTCGATGCGCTCCGAATGGACTGAGCTGGCGCTATTGCAATTACAAACCGGCAACACGGCGATGATGGTATTTTTGCTGGCGGTGGTGCTCGTGTTTTTAGTGCTGGCGGCGCAATACGAGAGCTGGTCGCTGCCGCTGGCCGTGATTTTGGTTGTGCCCATGTGTTTGCTGTGTTCCATTGCGGCGGTGCTATTTGCGAACCTCGATATTAATATTTTCACGCAAGTTGGGTTTGTAGTGTTGATTGGATTGGCTTGCAAAAATGCGATTTTGATTGTGGAATTCGCGCGGGCCCGGCGCATTGGCGGAATGACTCGGTTTGACGCGACCCTGGCCGCGTGCCGCTTGCGGTTGCGGCCGATTGTGATGACATCGTTTGCATTTATTTTGGGCGTGGTGCCATTGGTGCTTTCGGTGGGGGCCGGGGCGGAAATGCGCCGCACTTTAGGAACCGCCGTGTTTGGCGGAATGTTGGGAGTGACCCTGTTCGGCATTTTTCTAACGCCTGTATTCTTCTATGTGATTGAAGGAATAAACGATTTAACTCGGCGCATCCGGCGGTGGTACGATACCGATCAAGAAGATTCGGAACCGCGAGAACCGCAAGAGTCGAAAGATCATCCTTTGCCCCCAGTCCAATCGAAGCCGCTGATTCAACGGCCGGTTGAAGCCGCCGTGCTAACTGTGGTTGAGACGGGAGTCCATTGA